In the genome of Yersinia enterocolitica, the window TCGTTATTTTAAACAGCACGGCATTAGTGTTGAAATTACTGCTGAAGATAAACTGGCATTAAAACAGACTGTCGATTTTATCTCCTTCAGTTATTACATGAGCGGCTGCGTGACCGCCGATGAAGAGTTAAACCGTAAAGCCCGAGGTAATATTCTTAGCATGGTGCAGAACCCGCATCTGGCCAGCTCGGAATGGGGGTGGCAGATCGATCCTGACGGGCTGCGTATCTTGCTCAATGAATTATGGGATCGTTATCAAAAACCCCTGTTTATTGTTGAGAATGGGCTGGGAGCGAAAGATAAGCCGGATGTTAATGGCCATATTGAAGATGACTATCGCATTGAATATCTCAATGACCATCTGGTCCAGGTCGGTGAGGCTATCGAAGATGGCGTTGAGGTGATGGGATATACCAGTTGGGGGCCGATTGATTTGGTTAGCGCCTCAAAAGCTGAATTATCCAAACGTTATGGTTTTATTTATGTCGATCGCGATGACAGTGGTAATGGCACATTGGAACGCCGTCGTAAGAAGAGCTTCTATTGGTATCGCGATGTGATTCAGAGTAATGGCGAGGCATTGAAACGCTAATAGCGACGTTTGTATGTTGCAGTGATATAAGCAGCTCTCAACTGTTTTGCCTCACTGCAACACGACTTATTTTTGGGGAAGTACCGAGTATTTATTATTAGATGTGCGGGTTATTCTAAAAATGGAAAATAATGAAACCAACGGGATCTTTATAACGGGGTCTCTGGTGCTCCCGGAGCGACTGATCCAGGTGGCTATCGTTACCATAATAATACTTGGTTCTTTTACAGTGGATTCAATCAGCAGGTAACAAAACATCAGGATGACGCCAACCGTGGTTTAAGTGTGTTTTACAGCATGTCGTTGGCGGACCAACGGACCAATTACATGCATTACGCTACCTCCGCAGGCATCCGTTATCGCGGCTTATTTGATAGCCGCCCACAAGATTGGTTGGGATTCGGCGTATCAATGGTTAAACTGAGTGATTATTATAAAGATAATCAACGCTATCTGAATCAAATCAATAATGTTTCTGATTATAATAATCCACGTTACTCTCCAATAGCTGGGTATTCGGTTGCTGCCGAACTGTATTATCGTTTCCGTGTCACTTCATGGCTGGAATTACAACCTGATCTACAATATTGGCACTCACCAGCAGGGGTAAGCCAAACGCAAGATGTATGGGGAACCGAATTAAAAACAGTTATTACATTCTAAATTTCGCCTGTATTGCAGATAATACGGCTATGACGTGGTGCTTTAACTGGCACCACGTAAACTGTTACGCTATTCTCCATCGAGTATTATATTGTAGAGAATCAGCGTGATGTTGAATATGAAAAACAGATTCGATGGTAACAACATCTTAGGTGAAAGGAATATTCACGCAGTTTTTGAACTGAGCTTATTACTGAAAGCAATCTTAGCCGTGATGGAGATTATCAGCGGTATTTTAACCTATTTTGTGACGCCGCAGTTTTTGCTAAATATTCTGCATCGCATCACGCAAGTTGAATTTATTGAAGACCGTGGCGATGTGGTAGCCCATTATTTACTGCATGCGGCACAAAATCTCTCAATCAGCAGTCTGCATTTTGCCGCATTTTATCTGCTCATCCACGGCGTGGTTAAGTTGTGGGTCATTATTGGATTATGGCGCAAAAAGCTGGGTTATTATCCGGCGGCAATAGTCATATTCAGCTTATTCATTATCTATCAACTCTATCGTTATACCTTCACTCACTCGGTGTTATTGATCGTAATAACTGCGCTGGATGTGGTGGTTATTGTGTTGACGTTGCTGGAGTATCGAAGATTACGCCAGCAGCATAAAACCCCTTAGCCAGATGAAGGCCATACTGAGCAATGCGAACCAAAAACCAAGGTTATAATGCCCTGTGAGGTTACTCAGTTAGCAAAAATATGCGCTTGGCCAATAATTGTCAGGTCAACCATTAAACCGATACTTATACCTTCGCGGCTGATGGTTTTAACCTCTACCGTTTCATTACTTTCAACCAGATATAGGGTGAGTGTTGAGATAAAACCCGCAAAATCAATATTGATAACCTTAGCCAGACAATGAGTGGTGTAGTGATGATCTGCGGGCAAAGGGGTGATAGTAATCTGTTCTGGCCGTAACATAATCCGGCTCAATCCATGGCGTTGCTCATCATCAACCCTGACGCTGCCCAGTGCACAATCAGCCCATCCGGTATCAATATTGGCGGAAAGAATCAATGTTTCGCCAAGGAAAGTCGCTGTAGGTTCATCAATCGGTCGCAAATAGAGTTCTTGCGGCGGGCCAACATGCGCCAGTTTACCCGCCCGCATTACCGCGACTTGCGAGGCAAATGATAATGCTTCGGTTTGATCATGCGTCACTAAAATGGAGGCAATATTTGCCTGTGCCAACAGTTCAGCCACCGCTTTGCGCGTTGAGGCGCGTAAGGCGGTATCCAGAGCTGAAAAAGGTTCATCCAACAGCATCAGTACCGGCCGCTGTGCTAACGCTCTGGCGAGAGCGACCCGCTGCTGTTGCCCACCCGAAATCTCATGGGGCCAAAGTTGTGATAACCGCCGATCCAGTGCGACCATCTCCATCAGTTCATCAATTCGGCGGGCTTTGTCCTGCTTGGTCCCTGTTAGTCCATAACCAATATTGCCCGCGACGGTAAAGTGGGGGAACAGCGCACCATCTTGCGGTACAAAACCAATCCCTCTTTTGTGCGCTGGCACGTGGGTTGAATTGTCGAATACCGGATGACCTTGCAGAATAACTTTACCGTGATCGGGGGTTTCGAACCCGGCAATAATCCGCAACAACGTGGTTTTGCCTGAGCCGGATGGCCCAACAATTGCGGTGCGACTGCCGGCGGAAACCTGCAAGTCAATTCGGTCTAATACGGTAACAGACTGGAAAGACTTACCGATTTGCTGAAGTTCAAGCGTGCTCATAATCCTGCCGTACGTTGCGATTGAGAATAAAGAAGCCAGGTTAGCGGCAGAGATAGTGCCACCATCAGCAGTGCATAGGGTGATGCCGCGACATAATCAATTTCACTGGTCAACGCCCAAAAACCAGTCGCCAGTGTTCGGGTGCCGTTCGGGGCCAGTAATAGTGTGGCGGTCAGCTCATTGGAGATAGCGAGGAACACCAGTGCCGCCCCGGCAGCGGCGCCAGGAGCAGCAAGGCGCATGGTGGTGCTCCATACGGCTTGAGTGGGTGTTTTGCCCAAGCTGCGGGCCACGTTTTCCAATTCGACCGGGGCGGTCGCAATCCCGGCCCGTAAACTGATTAAAGCGCGTGGGGTAAACATCAATAAATAAGCCAGCAAAATAGTGAATTCTGTTTGATACAGCGGGCGAGCAACACGGATAGTGATGGTCACCAGCGCCAGCGCGACCACGATACCGGGCAGCGAGCTGGTGACATAATTACAGCCTTCCATCACACGGTGCAAGCGCCCCGGATAGCGCACCGATAGCCATGCCATGGGGACGGCACACAATGTAATAATAACCGCACCGCTCAGTGCTAATGCCAGTGTTTGCTTCAAGGCTGGTAGCAGTTCAGGATTCAGCCACACATCAATTCCACCAATATAGAGCCAGCGGGCCAGCGTGATAAAGGGCACGCCCAGCGAGAGTGCAGTGAGTACCAATGGCAATAACAGACACAGTAGTGTGATGGTTGTACCCATTGAATATGCAGTTTGGCGCCTGGCGCTACCGGAGCCGACCCGAGCATAGCGGTTGTAGCCACGGCTGGTGGCTTCGATTAACAATAGCCCCAGGCAACATAACGCCAGAACCCCTGCCAACATATTGGCCGCCGGACCATTAAACGTGGATTGAAATTGGTCAAAAATAGCGGTGGTAAAAGTATCGAAACGGATCATGGCATACAAGCCATATTCCGCTAATAGATGCAGCGCAATCAGTATCGAACCGCCCCATACGGCTAATTTTAGTTGCGGCAGAACCACGCGAAAGAAGACCACTGTTGGGGGACTACCCAATGATGATGCTGCGTCTTCAAGGCCGGGATCAAGGCGGCGTAATACAGCGGATGCGGGCAGATAAATAAAGGGGAAATAGGCAATTACTGAGATAAACACGCCAGCGGCAAGGCCATGCATTGATGGCACCAGACTAATCCATGCATAACTTTGTACAAAAGCAGGTACGGCTAGCGGTGCAATAGCCAATAGTGACCAAATCCGCCTGCCGGGCAGGGCCGTACGCTCGGTCAGCCATGCCAGTGCAACGCCAATAATGGCACAAAGCGGTAAGGTAAAGAGCACCAGGAGCGCGGTGTTAATCAGTAGTTCGCCCACGCGGGGGCGAAAAACCAGGGCTTTGACTGTTGGCCAACCGGTATCAATAGCGATACCAATAACAAACCCTAATGGCAGCAGGGATAGCAGTGACAACAGAATCGCAATAGCCACAATCCCAAACCCCGGGCGATGGTTATACTGCCGTTGGGCTGCCTTATGCAGTGGAACCGATACAATATCGGTGCTTATATTAGCCATAATAGTCAAGGCGCTCGGCTTGTTAAATACCCGTCGCCATAGTGATGTGACGGGCTAAAAATGCATTCTATCAGTCGGTTGTCCTTATTACAGCAGACCGGCTTCAGTCATTAACTCAACCACTTTTTTACTGTTGAGTTTAGACGGCTCAACGTTCGGTGCTTGCAGGTCTTTCAGTGGCACCAATTTAGGGTTTGAAGCGGCATCGACACCAACGGCATACTCAAATGCGGTGTTGGTACGCAAGATATCCTGGCCTGATTTGCTGGTGATCCATTTGACGAATTCCTGCGCTTGTTTCTGGTGCTTACTGGATGCCAGAACACCGCCGCCGGAGATACTCACAAATGCGCCAGGGTCTTGATGTTTGAAATAATGCAGTTTGGTTTTACCGCTGTTCTCACCTGTTTTGGCTTGATCGACGAAACGGTAATAGTGATAGATAACTCCGCCATCGATTTGGCCCGCATTCACCGCTTTCATCACGGTGCTATTACCTTTGTAAGCAGTGAAGTTGGTTTTCATGGCTTTTAGCCATTCCAACGTGGCTTTTTCGCCTTTCAATTCCAGCATGGCACTGACAATGGCCTGGAAGTCGGCACCCGATGGTGAGGCAGCCCAACGGCCTTTCCATTCAGGTTTTGCCAAATCCATAATGGATTTAGGTAATTCGGCTTCGCTGATTTTATCCGGGTTATAGACAAACACGGTGCTACGAGCCGCAATACCGGTCCAACGACCATGTTCAGGGCGATACTCTTTCGCAACCTGTGCTTGTGTGGCGGCATCCAGTGGTGCGAACAATTTGGCGTTATCGACCAGCACCATTGCCGGCGAGTTTTCAGTCAGGAAAACGTCGGCGGGAGATGAGTTGCCTTCCTGAACCAGTTGATTACCTAACTCGCTGTCGCCGCCATTACGCAGAGTCACTTTGATGCCGGTATCTTTGGTAAAACCGTCAACCCAGGATTTCACCAGATTTTCGTGTTGAGCATTATAAATCACGATACCTTCATCATTTGATGCGGCATTGACGGAGAACGCCAGCATCATTGAGGAAGCCAGTAGGGCGACAGGGCCGAAAGAGGGGAAACGTAACTTCATAAACTGAGATCCTTTTAAAAGCTCAAAGAAGAAAACGAGATTGTCAGGCAACCGCAAAACAGAGCAATTGTATAGAAAGAAATTAACAATGATAGTGAAAATCATTC includes:
- a CDS encoding DUF2127 domain-containing protein, coding for MLNMKNRFDGNNILGERNIHAVFELSLLLKAILAVMEIISGILTYFVTPQFLLNILHRITQVEFIEDRGDVVAHYLLHAAQNLSISSLHFAAFYLLIHGVVKLWVIIGLWRKKLGYYPAAIVIFSLFIIYQLYRYTFTHSVLLIVITALDVVVIVLTLLEYRRLRQQHKTP
- a CDS encoding ABC transporter ATP-binding protein; this translates as MSTLELQQIGKSFQSVTVLDRIDLQVSAGSRTAIVGPSGSGKTTLLRIIAGFETPDHGKVILQGHPVFDNSTHVPAHKRGIGFVPQDGALFPHFTVAGNIGYGLTGTKQDKARRIDELMEMVALDRRLSQLWPHEISGGQQQRVALARALAQRPVLMLLDEPFSALDTALRASTRKAVAELLAQANIASILVTHDQTEALSFASQVAVMRAGKLAHVGPPQELYLRPIDEPTATFLGETLILSANIDTGWADCALGSVRVDDEQRHGLSRIMLRPEQITITPLPADHHYTTHCLAKVINIDFAGFISTLTLYLVESNETVEVKTISREGISIGLMVDLTIIGQAHIFAN
- a CDS encoding iron ABC transporter permease, whose translation is MANISTDIVSVPLHKAAQRQYNHRPGFGIVAIAILLSLLSLLPLGFVIGIAIDTGWPTVKALVFRPRVGELLINTALLVLFTLPLCAIIGVALAWLTERTALPGRRIWSLLAIAPLAVPAFVQSYAWISLVPSMHGLAAGVFISVIAYFPFIYLPASAVLRRLDPGLEDAASSLGSPPTVVFFRVVLPQLKLAVWGGSILIALHLLAEYGLYAMIRFDTFTTAIFDQFQSTFNGPAANMLAGVLALCCLGLLLIEATSRGYNRYARVGSGSARRQTAYSMGTTITLLCLLLPLVLTALSLGVPFITLARWLYIGGIDVWLNPELLPALKQTLALALSGAVIITLCAVPMAWLSVRYPGRLHRVMEGCNYVTSSLPGIVVALALVTITIRVARPLYQTEFTILLAYLLMFTPRALISLRAGIATAPVELENVARSLGKTPTQAVWSTTMRLAAPGAAAGAALVFLAISNELTATLLLAPNGTRTLATGFWALTSEIDYVAASPYALLMVALSLPLTWLLYSQSQRTAGL
- a CDS encoding iron ABC transporter substrate-binding protein, which codes for MKLRFPSFGPVALLASSMMLAFSVNAASNDEGIVIYNAQHENLVKSWVDGFTKDTGIKVTLRNGGDSELGNQLVQEGNSSPADVFLTENSPAMVLVDNAKLFAPLDAATQAQVAKEYRPEHGRWTGIAARSTVFVYNPDKISEAELPKSIMDLAKPEWKGRWAASPSGADFQAIVSAMLELKGEKATLEWLKAMKTNFTAYKGNSTVMKAVNAGQIDGGVIYHYYRFVDQAKTGENSGKTKLHYFKHQDPGAFVSISGGGVLASSKHQKQAQEFVKWITSKSGQDILRTNTAFEYAVGVDAASNPKLVPLKDLQAPNVEPSKLNSKKVVELMTEAGLL